A single Cyprinus carpio isolate SPL01 chromosome A6, ASM1834038v1, whole genome shotgun sequence DNA region contains:
- the LOC109091319 gene encoding sodium- and chloride-dependent GABA transporter 2-like, which yields MNTSAVITDDMEMQHDPDLQFKLAYSDSERIDTGIKTPARGQWSSKVEFILAVAGQIIGLGNVWRFPYLCYKNGGGVFFIPYVVFLFACGIPLFLMETALGQYTSQGTVTCWRKICPLFEGLGYGSQVVVFYSSAYYIIILAWAFFYLFSSFSGELPWASCRNWWNSENCVEFDQMRGTRNLSFMENASSPVKEFWERRVLNITGSVNELGSLRWELALCLLLAWIICYFCVWKGVKSTGKVVYFTATFPYVMLLVLLIRGITLPGAIDGINFYLYPNPARLADPQVWMDAGTQIFYSYALCIGCLTALGSYNKYNNNCYKDCVYLCLLNSGTSFVSGFAIFSVLGFMAFEQGVDISTVAESGPGLAFIAYPRAVSMMPLSQLWSICFFLMIILLGLDSEFVALESLMTAITDMNSSFFLQGHRRKLFLLLICVCCFLVGLLMVTEGGLYIFQLFDYYSCSGMTLLLFAIAQSVCIGWFYGADRLYENIVDMIGYRPLTLMKYCWKYVTPIVCIGTFAFSLVKFTPLKFNNTSEYPWWGYAVGCWFTLSSTLMVPIWMIYVVLITPGTLKQRLRILCTPASDLPLTSERQKETL from the exons ATGAACACAAGCGCAGTAATAACTGA TGACATGGAAATGCAGCATGATCCAGATTTGCAGTTTAAACTGGCTTATTCAGATTCAGAAAGAATTGACACAGGCATTAAAACCCCAGCAAGAGGCCAGTGGTCCAGTAAAGTGGAGTTTATCTTAGCTGTTGCTGGCCAAATCATTGGTTTGGGAAATGTGTGGAGATTTCCATATCTGTGTTACAAGAATGGAGGag GAGTGTTTTTCATTCCATATGTGGTCTTTCTGTTTGCCTGCGGCATTCCTCTTTTTCTTATGGAGACTGCTTTGGGTCAGTACACCAGCCAAGGGACTGTTACCTGTTGGAGGAAGATCTGCCCACTATTTGAAG gtctggGTTATGGGAGTCAAGTGGTCGTCTTCTATTCCAGTGCCTACTACATCATCATTTTGGCCTGGGCTTTCTTctatctcttctcttcttttaGTGGTGAACTACCATGGGCTAGCTGCAGGAACTGGTGGAATTCAG AGAACTGTGTTGAGTTTGACCAAATGCGAGGGACAAGAAACCTGAGCTTTATGGAGAATGCATCATCACCTGTTAAAGAATTTTGGGA GAGGCGAGTATTGAATATAACTGGAAGTGTGAATGAGCTGGGCAGTTTGAGATGGGAGCTGGCTCTGTGTCTTCTACTGGCCTGGATCATTTGCTACTTCTGTGTGTGGAAGGGAGTGAAGTCCACAGGCAAG gttGTATATTTCACTGCTACATTTCCATATGTTATGCTGCTGGTGCTTCTGATTCGAGGTATTACGTTGCCTGGAGCCATCGATGGCATCAACTTCTACCTCTACCCAAACCCAGCACGCCTTGCAGACCCACAG GTGTGGATGGATGCtggaacacaaatattttactCTTACGCTCTCTGCATTGGGTGCCTTACAGCTTTGGGAAGCtacaataaatacaacaacaactgCTACAA AGATTGTGTTTACCTGTGCCTGCTGAACAGTGGAACCAGCTTTGTAAGTGGCTTTGCCATCTTTTCAGTTTTGGGCTTCATGGCCTTTGAACAGGGGGTTGATATCTCAACGGTAGCAGAGTCAG GTCCTGGTTTGGCCTTCATTGCATATCCTCGAGCTGTATCTATGATGCCTCTGTCTCAGCTGTGGTCCATATGTTTCTTCCTCATGATTATTCTGCTGGGGCTTGACAGTGAG TTTGTGGCTTTGGAGTCTCTCATGACAGCCATAACAGACATGAACTCCAGTTTCTTCCTTCAAGGACACCGTCGTaaactcttcctcctcctcatttgTGTGTGCTGCTTCCTCGTTGGCCTCCTGATGGTAACAGAG GGTGGCCTGTATATCTTCCAGTTATTTGATTACTATTCCTGCAGTGGAATGACCCTCCTCCTTTTTGCCATTGCACAGTCAGTATGTATTGGCTGGTTTTATG GTGCTGATCGTCTGTATGAAAATATTGTTGACATGATCGGTTATCGTCCTTTGACATTAATGAAATACTGTTGGAAATACGTCACTCCAATTGTGTGTATA GGCACATTCGCCTTCTCTTTGGTCAAATTCACTCCTCTAAAGTTTAACAACACATCTGAATACCCGTGGTGGGGTTATGCGGTTGGCTGCTGGTTCACCCTCTCCTCAACATTGATGGTTCCAATATGGATGATCTATGTTGTCCTAATCACTCCTGGTACATTGAAACAG AGACTGCGTATCCTTTGCACTCCAGCAAGTGATCTACCTTTGACATCAGAGAGACAAAAAGAAACCCTGTga
- the LOC109091014 gene encoding sodium- and chloride-dependent GABA transporter 2-like: protein MGPVLHYALNVCYTTTIFVYIIYVYQQPIISIMEHSSRPGVKLNLMNGALVQDRPKPQVREQWASKLEFLLAVAGHIIGLGNVWRFPYLCYKNGGGECKLYSILFYDGHFLFLFTCGIPLFFLETSLGQFTSQGGITCWRKICPLFEGLGYGSQVVVLYTGVYYIIILAWAFLYLFSSFSSELPWASCNNYWNTENCKELRKSNITEYSPEKSTSPVIEFWERRILGLSEGIEQIGNVRWDLALCLLLAWIICYFCVWKGVKSTGKVVYFTATFPYLMLVVLLVRGLTLPGAKNGIIFYLYPDPTRLTDPQVWMDAGSQIFYSYGVCTGVLTALGSYNKYDNNCYRDCVYLCLLNSLTSFVAGFAIFSVLGFMADEQGMDISMVAESGPGLAFIAYPRAVALMPLPQLWAIFFFIMIIFLGLDSEFVYHEALVTAISDMYPSFFQIGHRRKFLLLFISAASFLVGLLMVTEGGLYVFQLFDYYACSGMTLLTFAILQSICVGWVYGADRLYDSIEDMIGYRPWPFMKCCWKYLTPAICTGTFIFSLVKYTPLKFNNVYEYPWWGYAIGGFFTFSSTLLVPLWMIYLVGTTPGSMRQRVRVLCTPAEDLPDPKRPKQTLNTVSFETFTDLLTLRTVHTPNSLPHRDNV, encoded by the exons ATGGGCCCTGTTCTTCATTATGCCTTAAATGTATGTTACACGACaactatatttgtgtatataatatatgtttatcaACAACCCATTATTAGCATCATGGAACATAGCTCAAGGCCAGGGGTGAAGTTAAACCTCATGAATGGTGCCCTAGTACAGGACAGACCTAAACCCCAGGTAAGAGAGCAGTGGGCTAGTAAGCTGGAGTTTCTCTTGGCGGTGGCAGGGCACATCATTGGCCTGGGAAATGTGTGGAGGTTTCCTTACTTGTGCTACAAGAATGGAGGGGGTGAGTGCAAATTATATTcaattttgttttatgat GGgcattttttgtttctcttcacCTGTGGGATTCCACTTTTCTTTTTGGAGACCTCACTGGGTCAGTTCACCAGTCAGGGTGGAATAACGTGCTGGAGGAAAATCTGTCCACTATTTGAAG GTCTCGGTTATGGTAGCCAAGTCGTTGTCCTCTATACCGGAGTCTATTACATTATAATTCTTGCTTGGGCTTTTCTTTACCTCTTTTCATCCTTCAGCTCAGAGCTGCCATGGGCGAGCTGCAACAACTACTGGAACACAG AGAACTGCAAAGAGTTAAGAAAAAGCAACATTACTGAATATTCTCCAGAGAAAAGCACATCTCCTGTTATTGAGTTTTGGGA GAGAAGAATTTTGGGCTTGTCTGAGGGAATAGAACAGATTGGTAATGTTAGATGGGACTTGGCCCTCTGCCTTCTGCTGGCCTGGATCATCTGCTACTTCTGTGTGTGGAAGGGAGTGAAGTCCACAGGCAAG GTGGTCTACTTCACTGCTACTTTTCCCTATTTAATGTTGGTAGTGTTGCTGGTCCGTGGACTTACTCTTCCTGGAGCAAAGAATGGCATCATATTCTACCTCTACCCTGATCCAACACGCCTCACAGACCCACAG GTGTGGATGGATGCAGGTAGTCAGATATTTTACTCCTATGGTGTTTGTACAGGAGTACTGACTGCTTTGGGAAGCTACAACAAATATGACAACAACTGCTATAG AGACTGTGTATACTTGTGTCTGCTCAACAGCTTAACTAGCTTTGTGGCTGGTTTTGCTATATTTTCGGTCCTGGGCTTCATGGCAGATGAACAGGGAATGGATATTTCAATGGTTGCAGAGTCAG GGCCTGGTTTGGCATTCATTGCTTACCCCCGTGCTGTAGCTTTGATGCCCCTGCCTCAGTTATGGGCAATCTTCTTCTTTATCATGATCATATTCCTGGGACTGGATAGTGAG TTTGTGTATCATGAAGCCCTGGTAACGGCTATCTCGGATATGTATCCCTCCTTCTTCCAAATTGGACATCGGCGTAAATTTCTTCTCCTCTTCATAAGTGCTGCCAGCTTCCTTGTTGGTCTGCTAATGGTAACAGAG GGTGGCCTGTATGTCTTCCAGCTTTTTGACTATTACGCCTGTAGTGGAATGACTCTTCTTACTTTTGCTATCCTTCAGTCCATCTGTGTTGGATGGGTATATG GTGCAGATCGCCTCTATGATAGCATTGAGGATATGATTGGATATCGGCCCTGGCCCTTCATGAAGTGCTGCTGGAAATATCTAACACCAGCAATATGCACA GGAACATTTATCTTCTCCTTGGTTAAATACACTCCTCTGAAGTTCAACAATGTGTATGAGTATCCCTGGTGGGGTTATGCGATTGGTGGCTTCTTTACCTTTTCCTCCACCCTACTAGTTCCACTGTGGATGATTTATTTGGTTGGCACCACACCAGGGTCTATGCGACAG AGAGTAAGAGTCTTGTGTACTCCTGCTGAAGACCTGCCTGATCCTAAACGCCCAAAACAGACGCTAAACACTGTTTCTTTTGAGACCTTCACAGACCTATTGACTTTAAGAACTGTTCATACACCCAACTCACTACCTCACAGAGATAATGTCTGA